One window of the Candidatus Eisenbacteria bacterium genome contains the following:
- a CDS encoding TonB-dependent receptor, translating to GDLEDSKVYNRLSPRLGVGFPVSDRTLVHVNYGKFFQQPNLQDLYVSYSFLEYKVQRGGYFVGFGNPNLLPEETTAYELGIQHTPSDRSRIQAAAYYKDVKNLVEITNIPSFPNSFSSFRNRDFATIKGLDLSYVMRRTGNVSLNANYSLSWAKGTGSVSRSHGNLAWTGEETPKQTSPLAYDQRHKFSLNLDYRYGTGEGPLWGGTRFLENAGLNILFNAGSGTPYTPVKVYNEITLFAVSGEPIGPLNSRYGPWTWTVDAKLSKSLSVYRQNLDLYLWVLNIFDRDNVNSVYGSSGSARTTNFLNSEPGQQYIADNSATYGEAGVRERYRLGELDPTRYGNPRMVRFGAKLSF from the coding sequence AAGGCGATCTGGAGGACTCGAAGGTCTACAACCGACTGAGCCCGAGGCTCGGCGTGGGATTCCCGGTGAGCGATCGGACGCTGGTTCATGTGAACTACGGAAAGTTCTTCCAGCAGCCCAACCTCCAGGATCTCTACGTGAGCTACTCCTTCCTGGAGTACAAGGTTCAGAGGGGCGGGTACTTCGTCGGCTTCGGGAACCCGAACCTCCTTCCCGAGGAGACCACGGCGTACGAGCTCGGAATCCAGCACACGCCCTCGGACCGCTCCCGGATCCAGGCGGCGGCGTACTACAAGGATGTGAAGAACCTCGTCGAGATCACCAACATCCCGTCGTTTCCGAACAGCTTCTCGTCCTTCCGTAACCGGGACTTCGCCACGATCAAGGGACTCGACCTCTCGTACGTCATGCGCCGTACCGGGAACGTGTCGCTGAACGCCAATTACAGCCTCTCGTGGGCGAAGGGGACCGGATCGGTGTCCCGGTCCCATGGGAATCTCGCATGGACGGGGGAAGAGACGCCGAAGCAGACGTCGCCGCTCGCGTACGACCAGCGGCACAAGTTTTCTCTGAACTTGGACTACCGCTACGGCACGGGGGAAGGACCGCTCTGGGGTGGCACGCGGTTCCTGGAGAACGCCGGGCTGAACATCCTGTTCAACGCCGGGAGCGGCACGCCCTACACGCCGGTCAAGGTCTACAACGAGATCACCCTCTTCGCGGTCTCAGGCGAGCCGATCGGCCCGCTCAACTCACGGTACGGCCCATGGACCTGGACGGTGGACGCCAAGCTCAGCAAGAGTCTCAGCGTGTACCGGCAGAACCTGGACCTCTACCTGTGGGTGCTCAATATCTTCGATCGCGACAACGTAAACAGTGTGTACGGTTCTTCGGGTTCCGCGCGCACGACGAACTTCTTGAACTCGGAGCCGGGGCAGCAGTACATCGCGGACAACTCCGCCACCTATGGCGAGGCCGGCGTGCGCGAACGCTACCGGCTGGGCGAGCTG